From Erigeron canadensis isolate Cc75 chromosome 8, C_canadensis_v1, whole genome shotgun sequence, one genomic window encodes:
- the LOC122578666 gene encoding AAA-ATPase At3g28580-like, producing MYGYMFMNNMITKMANGNTTLAQFGSSIASLLFVLAIIQRYIPHDTRDWFGKYTRRFMAPFYPYIEIKFHEFTSDRFKRSDSYSIIESYLRSTTTKEAKRLKGTFVKNKDQNQVVSLSMDDYEEVVDIYKGVKVYWTSGKRTVQSTRYSVSSFDHPSGEERRYYKISFHKRYRELIIGDYLKHVHKKGKEIRRKNRSKKLYTNNGSHWTQVVFEHPSTFQTLAMDPDKKQEIIEDLTTFSKSEEYYARIGKAWKRGYLLYGPPGTGKSTMIAAMANFLDYHIYDLELTAVSDNTSLRKLLIETSSKSIIVIEDIDCSVDLTSQRKKNETEEEEEANGLSGKKTTRSGDKNGSNTSTKVTLSGLLNFIDGLWSACGGERLIVFTTNFVDKLDPALIRRGRMDKHIEMGYCSFEAFKVLAKNYLYLESHELFDEIRVMLEETDMTPADVAENLMPKTSPGDPEMSLKNLIGALGAVKLKKIAEDEEKKKGSEIKKIAKNVEKKSSDEECKVLKDVVANGSSDKPEKCEAMK from the coding sequence ATGTACGGATATATGTTTATGAATAACATGATCACAAAGATGGCCAATGGAAATACCACTTTGGCTCAATTTGGATCATCAATCGCTAGTCTTTTATTCGTGTTAGCCATAATCCAAAGATACATACCACACGACACTCGCGACTGGTTTGGAAAATACACACGACGATTCATGGCTCCGTTTTACCCTTATATCGAAATCAAGTTTCACGAATTCACTAGCGATCGTTTCAAACGTAGCGACTCGTATTCGATCATCGAGTCTTACTTAAGATCCACCACTACCAAAGAAGCCAAACGTCTAAAAGGCACCTTTGTTAAAAACAAGGACCAAAACCAAGTTGTGTCTTTATCAATGGATGATTATGAAGAAGTCGTGGATATTTACAAAGGTGTCAAAGTTTATTGGACATCTGGGAAAAGAACAGTACAATCCACCCGATATTCGGTGTCTTCTTTTGATCATCCATCGGGGGAAGAAAGAAGGTATTATAAAATATCGTTTCATAAGCGCTATAGAGAACTTATAATCGGGGATTATTTGAAACACGTGCACAAAAAAGGGAAAGAAATAAGGAGAAAAAACAGGTCTAAAAAACTATATACAAACAACGGGTCACACTGGACACAAGTTGTATTCGAGCACCCTTCTACTTTTCAAACTTTGGCTATGGATCCTGACAAGAAACAAGAGATTATTGAGGATTTGACGACTTTTAGTAAATCAGAAGAGTACTATGCTAGAATCGGGAAAGCATGGAAACGTGGGTATCTTTTATATGGTCCTCCTGGAACAGGGAAATCGACTATGATTGCCGCGATGGCGAATTTTCTAgattatcatatatatgatcTTGAGTTGACTGCAGTGAGTGATAATACCTCGTTGAGGAAGTTGTTGATCGAGACATCAAGCAAGTCGATTATTGTTATTGAAGATATTGATTGTTCTGTTGACCTTACGAGTCAAAGGAAAAAGAATGAAaccgaagaagaagaagaagcaaacGGGTTATCAGGAAAGAAAACGACAAGATCGGGTGATAAGAATGGTTCCAACACTAGTACTAAAGTGACGTTGTCGGGGCTTTTGAATTTCATAGATGGTCTTTGGTCTGCTTGTGGTGGAGAAAGGCTAATTGTGTTTACTACTAATTTTGTTGATAAACTTGATCCCGCGTTGATTAGAAGAGGGCGGATGGATAAACATATTGAAATGGGGTATTGTTCTTTTGAAGCGTTTAAGGTTTTGGCAAAGAATTATCTGTATTTGGAATCACATGAACTGTTTGATGAGATTCGTGTTATGTTGGAAGAAACTGATATGACTCCTGCAGATGTTGCGGAGAATTTGATGCCCAAGACTAGTCCAGGGGATCCTGAAATGAGCTTGAAAAATCTCATTGGTGCTCTTGGGGCCGTGAAACTAAAGAAGATTGCGGAGGatgaagagaaaaagaaaggtAGTGAGATCAAGAAAATTGCAAAAAATGTTGAGAAGAAATCAAGTGATGAGGAATGCAAGGTGTTGAAAGACGTTGTCGCAAATGGTTCAAGTGACAAGCCGGAGAAATGTGAAGCGATGAAGTAA